The following coding sequences lie in one Mycobacterium sp. Z3061 genomic window:
- a CDS encoding AMP-binding protein: MPVHPLSQRIADALALQPDAPAIEFDGRWFSWGQIGTAAHRIGSSLPGSDVGILLRNRPAQVAALLGVLMSGATVVTINPARGDERTRADVAGLRLSVVLGEPDDLTAVLTENPNNATISLAGIFDGPDRSMTVVGPRSGVAVRMLTSGTTGPPKRIDLSYDTLAHSVMGPDYRTASPPAEVRRGVAVVNSPLVHIGGVYRALQCVVEARPFVLLDRFELNSWAAAVRKHRPRTVSLVPAALRTVLHSGLTRDDLAGVRTVTCGTAPLSADDADAFTAKYGIPVLTSYAATEFGGGVAGWTLADHQRYWAAKRGSVGRANTGTQLRVVDETGSVVGPDQVGRLEVKPAQHTSAQWMKTTDLARIDAEGFVWIVGRADQAIIRGGFKVMPDDVRSALETHRAVAGAAVIARADARLGETPVAVVELRTPATTEDLVSHLRKRLARYEIPTDIVVVETIPRTPSGKPDLGAIRELFRRDHAR; the protein is encoded by the coding sequence GTGCCCGTTCACCCGCTCAGCCAGCGCATCGCCGATGCGCTGGCCTTGCAACCGGACGCACCGGCCATCGAGTTCGACGGCCGATGGTTCTCCTGGGGGCAGATCGGGACGGCGGCCCACCGGATCGGTTCGTCGTTGCCGGGATCCGATGTCGGAATCTTGTTGCGCAACCGGCCCGCACAGGTGGCCGCGCTGCTCGGTGTGCTGATGAGCGGCGCGACCGTGGTGACCATCAACCCGGCTCGCGGGGACGAACGCACCCGGGCCGACGTCGCAGGGTTGCGGTTGTCCGTGGTGCTGGGCGAACCGGACGACCTGACCGCAGTACTCACCGAAAACCCGAATAACGCAACGATTTCGCTCGCTGGCATCTTCGACGGGCCCGACCGGTCGATGACGGTGGTGGGGCCGCGTTCGGGGGTCGCGGTGCGGATGCTGACCAGCGGCACCACCGGCCCACCCAAACGCATCGACCTCAGTTACGACACACTGGCCCACAGCGTGATGGGCCCGGACTACCGCACCGCATCCCCGCCTGCCGAGGTGCGGCGCGGTGTCGCGGTCGTCAACTCGCCGCTGGTTCATATCGGTGGGGTGTACCGGGCATTGCAATGCGTGGTCGAAGCGCGGCCATTCGTTCTGCTGGATCGCTTCGAGCTCAACAGCTGGGCTGCAGCGGTACGCAAGCACCGGCCACGCACGGTGTCGCTGGTTCCGGCAGCCTTGCGGACCGTGTTGCACTCCGGCCTGACCCGCGACGACCTGGCCGGCGTCCGCACCGTCACCTGCGGCACGGCACCGTTGTCGGCCGACGACGCCGATGCCTTCACCGCGAAGTACGGCATTCCCGTGCTCACCTCCTATGCCGCAACCGAATTCGGTGGGGGTGTCGCCGGCTGGACGCTGGCCGACCACCAGCGGTACTGGGCGGCCAAGCGCGGCAGCGTGGGCCGCGCCAATACCGGCACGCAGCTACGCGTCGTCGACGAGACCGGCTCTGTGGTCGGCCCCGATCAAGTCGGCCGGCTCGAGGTCAAGCCCGCGCAGCACACCTCGGCGCAGTGGATGAAGACTACGGACCTGGCCCGCATCGACGCGGAGGGCTTCGTCTGGATCGTGGGGCGGGCGGACCAGGCCATCATCCGCGGCGGGTTCAAGGTGATGCCCGACGACGTGCGCAGCGCGCTGGAGACCCACCGCGCGGTGGCCGGGGCGGCCGTCATCGCACGCGCCGACGCGCGGCTCGGCGAGACGCCGGTGGCCGTGGTGGAACTGCGGACACCCGCCACCACCGAGGACCTGGTGTCCCACCTGCGGAAGCGCCTGGCGCGATATGAGATTCCCACCGACATCGTCGTCGTCGAGACGATTCCCCGCACGCCCTCCGGTAAGCCCGACCTCGGCGCGATCCGCGAGCTTTTCCGGCGTGACCATGCCCGCTGA
- a CDS encoding class I adenylate-forming enzyme family protein, whose product MPAEPATIAKLLRQQADSRPRHPILVCDADRISYDEAEERSARLARGLIALGAGKGTHVGLLYPNGPDFVVATLAAARVGAVVVPFSTFATARELREQLVHADVAMLLSASSFRSHDYARRLAEAFDGENLDGELFLTDAPLLRHITDIERVSQLSSNIPAELLRAMEDDVDGCDVLTIVYTSGSTSAPKGVVHTQAALIGHQRNLNAIRGLTPDDRLFCNSPFFWIGGFAFALLATLVAGSTLVCSNSTDAGAVLDLIETEKPTLTNGFVAGVAHLTDHPSYPERDLSSLRRGNLYPIMAPEVRPSDPELRHNMLGMTEAGSVLLISADESDQPEQRRGSYGRAAPEFQTLIVDPDTGGQVRPGEVGELWIRGPYVMQGYYKRTREECFDADGWFHTGDLLSADDDGFFYFAGRLGGMIKTAGANVSAAEVERAMAGIGVTAHVVGIPDATRGQLVAAVVVLPDASHGFDEAALRLRLRTELSAYKIPRRFVALPRGQIPLLSSGKIDTLRLRKLFDD is encoded by the coding sequence ATGCCCGCTGAACCGGCCACGATCGCGAAGCTGCTTCGACAACAGGCTGATTCGCGCCCTCGCCACCCGATCCTGGTCTGCGACGCCGACCGCATCAGCTATGACGAGGCCGAAGAACGCTCGGCGCGCCTGGCCCGAGGGCTGATAGCACTGGGAGCGGGCAAGGGCACTCACGTGGGTCTGCTCTATCCCAACGGTCCCGACTTCGTGGTCGCAACGCTGGCGGCCGCCCGCGTCGGCGCGGTCGTGGTGCCGTTCTCCACCTTCGCCACGGCGCGCGAACTGCGCGAACAGCTGGTGCACGCCGATGTGGCGATGCTGTTGAGCGCCAGCTCTTTCCGATCCCACGACTACGCGCGGCGCCTCGCCGAGGCTTTCGATGGCGAGAACCTCGACGGTGAGCTCTTCCTCACCGACGCGCCGCTGCTGCGCCACATCACCGACATCGAGCGGGTGTCACAGCTCAGTTCGAACATCCCCGCGGAACTGTTGCGCGCGATGGAGGACGACGTCGACGGCTGCGACGTGTTGACCATCGTCTACACGTCCGGCTCGACGAGTGCCCCCAAGGGGGTGGTGCACACCCAGGCCGCGCTGATCGGCCATCAGCGCAACCTCAATGCGATCCGCGGGTTGACCCCGGATGACAGGCTGTTCTGCAATTCGCCGTTCTTCTGGATCGGCGGCTTCGCGTTCGCACTCCTGGCGACGCTGGTCGCCGGATCGACTCTGGTGTGTTCCAACTCGACTGACGCGGGTGCCGTGCTCGATCTGATCGAAACCGAGAAGCCGACCCTGACCAACGGTTTCGTCGCCGGGGTGGCCCACCTGACCGATCATCCGAGCTACCCCGAGCGCGATCTTTCGTCACTGCGTCGAGGAAATCTGTATCCGATCATGGCCCCGGAGGTCCGCCCATCCGATCCGGAGCTGCGACACAACATGCTGGGCATGACCGAAGCTGGAAGTGTCCTGCTGATCAGCGCGGACGAATCCGATCAACCGGAGCAGCGGCGCGGCTCGTACGGCAGAGCGGCGCCAGAGTTCCAGACGTTGATCGTCGACCCGGATACCGGCGGGCAAGTGCGACCCGGGGAGGTCGGCGAACTGTGGATCCGGGGACCGTACGTCATGCAGGGCTATTACAAACGCACCCGCGAGGAGTGCTTCGACGCAGACGGCTGGTTCCACACCGGCGATCTGCTCAGCGCGGACGATGACGGATTCTTTTATTTCGCCGGGCGACTGGGCGGCATGATCAAGACCGCCGGCGCCAATGTCTCTGCCGCCGAGGTGGAGAGGGCGATGGCCGGCATCGGCGTCACCGCGCACGTGGTCGGGATACCCGACGCGACGCGCGGGCAGCTGGTGGCCGCGGTGGTAGTCCTGCCCGACGCGTCGCACGGCTTCGACGAGGCGGCGCTGCGGTTGCGCCTTCGGACGGAACTCTCCGCCTACAAGATCCCACGTCGCTTCGTTGCCCTGCCGCGCGGCCAGATACCGCTGCTGTCCAGCGGAAAGATCGACACGCTGCGACTCAGGAAGCTGTTCGATGACTGA
- a CDS encoding enoyl-CoA hydratase/isomerase family protein: MPAFDNILYEVDGHTATITLNRPAALNALSPHMITELRAAYDEAENDDRVWLTIVTGTGRAFCTGADVKAIPEDGKVIYERPYLSTYDQWEAPQEGTPPFRSTAKPVVTAVNGLCCGAGMDWVTTSDIVIASEQATFFDPHVSIGLVAGREMVRVSRVLPRSIALRMALMGRHERMDAQRAYQLGLVSEVVEHDRLLDRAREIADIVNSNAPLAVRGTRLAILKGLNVPLHEAEILAETFRERVLRTDDAQEGPRAFVEKRKPDWQCR; this comes from the coding sequence ATGCCTGCGTTCGACAACATCCTTTACGAAGTCGATGGGCATACGGCCACCATCACCCTGAATCGCCCGGCGGCGCTGAACGCCCTGAGTCCGCACATGATCACCGAACTGCGGGCTGCCTACGACGAAGCCGAGAATGACGACCGGGTCTGGCTGACCATCGTCACCGGCACCGGCCGTGCGTTCTGCACGGGAGCCGACGTCAAGGCTATCCCCGAAGACGGCAAGGTGATCTATGAGCGGCCGTACCTGTCGACCTACGACCAGTGGGAGGCGCCGCAGGAAGGGACCCCACCGTTTCGAAGCACCGCCAAACCGGTGGTGACCGCGGTAAACGGCCTGTGCTGCGGGGCGGGCATGGACTGGGTGACCACGTCCGACATCGTCATCGCCTCCGAGCAGGCCACGTTCTTTGATCCGCATGTCAGCATCGGACTGGTGGCGGGACGGGAGATGGTTCGCGTATCGCGGGTGCTGCCGCGCTCGATCGCGCTGCGAATGGCGTTGATGGGCAGGCACGAACGGATGGATGCGCAACGGGCCTACCAGCTCGGGCTGGTCAGCGAGGTCGTCGAGCACGATCGCCTGTTGGACCGGGCCCGTGAGATCGCCGACATCGTCAACTCGAACGCTCCGCTGGCGGTCCGGGGGACCAGACTGGCCATCCTCAAAGGCCTCAACGTCCCACTGCACGAGGCCGAGATACTGGCCGAGACCTTCCGCGAGCGGGTCCTGCGCACCGACGACGCACAAGAGGGCCCCAGGGCCTTCGTCGAGAAGCGCAAACCGGATTGGCAGTGCCGCTGA
- a CDS encoding enoyl-CoA hydratase/isomerase family protein, translated as MSFRTIELEVDAADHVATITLNRPTRLNAFNRTMCREMAEAWRTVKLDDSVHAVVLRAAGPRAFSAGLDVTEPYGQPDNIWNHEDPGEFLSPKWQKMWKPVVCAVQGMCTAGAFYFVNESDVVICSTDATFFDSHVSAGLVCALEPIGLMRRIGLGETLRMALMGNDERVSADTALRIGLVSEVVEPECLWPRAREIAAAIAAKPPAATQGTVKAIWESLDKPYRVAMEQGLIYTRLGNPIGTAQLAAGDAEQRKPQIR; from the coding sequence ATGAGCTTTCGAACGATCGAACTCGAGGTCGACGCCGCCGACCATGTCGCGACCATCACGCTGAACAGGCCCACGCGGCTCAATGCGTTCAACCGGACCATGTGCCGGGAGATGGCCGAAGCATGGCGGACGGTCAAGCTCGACGACTCTGTGCATGCGGTGGTGTTACGCGCGGCAGGCCCAAGGGCTTTCAGCGCCGGACTGGATGTCACGGAGCCCTACGGCCAACCCGACAACATCTGGAACCACGAGGACCCCGGCGAATTTCTGAGCCCCAAGTGGCAGAAGATGTGGAAGCCGGTGGTGTGCGCGGTCCAAGGGATGTGCACCGCGGGAGCGTTCTACTTCGTCAATGAATCCGACGTGGTCATCTGCTCCACGGACGCAACGTTTTTCGACTCGCATGTGTCCGCCGGACTGGTGTGCGCACTGGAGCCGATCGGGCTGATGCGCCGCATCGGCCTTGGGGAGACGCTGCGGATGGCGCTGATGGGTAACGACGAACGCGTCAGCGCCGACACTGCCCTGCGTATCGGACTGGTGTCGGAAGTCGTTGAGCCCGAATGTTTATGGCCGCGGGCACGCGAAATCGCGGCGGCTATCGCGGCCAAGCCGCCGGCGGCCACCCAGGGCACCGTAAAAGCGATCTGGGAATCGCTCGACAAGCCCTACCGCGTGGCGATGGAGCAGGGCCTGATCTATACCCGTCTGGGCAACCCGATCGGAACCGCGCAACTGGCCGCGGGGGACGCTGAGCAGCGGAAGCCCCAGATCCGGTAG